The following DNA comes from Synechococcus sp. CC9616.
TATCGTACCTCAAGAGTTTTTAAAAGCAATGGGATTGCCACTGGCCCTCAAAGCACATGAGCAAGGAGATCTCAAAAAAGCTGAAACCCACTATAAACGTGCAATGGATCAGGATTCAAGTAATCCTGTTATTTATCAAAATTATGGATCTTTGCTGAAAAGTCAGGGTAGAAATGACGAATCGATAAAAATTTATCAGGCTGGACTAAGTCTCTACCCTGAAAATATTGGAATAAATCATAATTACGCTAATTTGCTTCGAAAAATCAAGCCTGCTTCGGCATTAGAAAAATACATTTTTTTGCTTCAGTTACATTTAGAATCAGGCAATCAACTTAATAATGACAATGTCTGTTCGGTTTTGTCAGATATTGTTAGCTTGCAAAGAGAGCTTGGCCTTTACCAGTGGTCGCTTTTAGTTAATTCCAATGCTCTGCTTATTAGCAATGAAAACGCTTCGCTGGTTGTTAATCTTATGCTTTTACTTGATGATTGTAATTTATCTGAGTCTTATAATGAACTTGTAGATTCGCTGCAGTCTCAATTAAAGGATTTTGTGAACTCCGTGCCACCGTATAAGCGTATCCAAATTCTTTTTGGCCTGGCAACTCACGAAATACAAAGGTTTAATCCGAGTAATGCAAATAATTTTTACCAGGAAGCTTTTATATGCGCACAAGAGTTAATGGATATTGATTCTGATCAATCTGATGATGCTCGTCACTTAATTACTATCAATGGTTGGAACATAGGTTGCAACTTGCTAAAAATGCAAGATTTTGAGAAAGGTTGGAAATTATTTGAGCATGGACTGCAAACTCCATGTAATGGCCCTCAGCGTTGGCAACGTTCTTTAGCTAAACCTTTTTCTTCGGACGAATTAACCTTGTGGAGAGGAGAATCTTTGATCGGAAAAACGATATTGCTTCTTGATGAGCAAGCTATTGGGGATGTAATGATGTTTGCTTCGCTACTTTCCACATTAGTACAAGAGTCCAAAACTGTTTCATTATTCCTATCTGATCGTTTAATACCCATTTACAATAGACACTTCTCTTCACAAATTAAGAGTAATAAAGTTTCTATATTTTCTAGAAAAGATTTTGAATTGGGCCGTTTAGAATCAGGCCAATTTGACTATCAATGCCCAATAGGTTCTATATGTCAATATCGGTTTACTTCAATTGATTCTTATGCACCATCAGTTCCATGTTTAACGGCCGATCCAATTGCTCGAGAAAAATTGCGATCAAGCTATATTAAAAATGCAGAAGGTAAACGATTAGTAGGTCTCAGTTGGCGCGGTGGTGGAAAATCAGATCGCATGAAACAAAAGTCAATCGATGAAGAGGATTTTTTTACGTTTTTGCAGAGCATAAAAAATGTTCGTTTTATTAGTCTTCAGTACGGGAACTGCGAAAAGTTAGTTAATTCATGGAATTCTCGTGGAATTGATATAATTTATGATCCATCTGTTAATGCATTGAAAGATATGGATTGTTGGTTAAGTC
Coding sequences within:
- a CDS encoding tetratricopeptide repeat protein, with translation MGLPLALKAHEQGDLKKAETHYKRAMDQDSSNPVIYQNYGSLLKSQGRNDESIKIYQAGLSLYPENIGINHNYANLLRKIKPASALEKYIFLLQLHLESGNQLNNDNVCSVLSDIVSLQRELGLYQWSLLVNSNALLISNENASLVVNLMLLLDDCNLSESYNELVDSLQSQLKDFVNSVPPYKRIQILFGLATHEIQRFNPSNANNFYQEAFICAQELMDIDSDQSDDARHLITINGWNIGCNLLKMQDFEKGWKLFEHGLQTPCNGPQRWQRSLAKPFSSDELTLWRGESLIGKTILLLDEQAIGDVMMFASLLSTLVQESKTVSLFLSDRLIPIYNRHFSSQIKSNKVSIFSRKDFELGRLESGQFDYQCPIGSICQYRFTSIDSYAPSVPCLTADPIAREKLRSSYIKNAEGKRLVGLSWRGGGKSDRMKQKSIDEEDFFTFLQSIKNVRFISLQYGNCEKLVNSWNSRGIDIIYDPSVNALKDMDCWLSQVSCCDAVLSVANTTIHGAGGLNLPTLCLLSRFDDWRWFADPSIMRSYWYPSVGIARESKTLGWQTAFQQAKQWLEDGCPTTYGPNHSQ